In Crinalium epipsammum PCC 9333, the following are encoded in one genomic region:
- a CDS encoding peptidoglycan-binding domain-containing protein has translation MDVLKIGSQGENVKKLQEQLAKFNYYTGVVDGDFGEATKQAVIKLQQDYKLEVNGLCDLETMKKIDFIKSLQN, from the coding sequence ATGGATGTTTTAAAAATAGGCTCACAAGGGGAAAATGTTAAAAAACTACAAGAACAATTAGCAAAATTTAATTATTATACTGGGGTAGTTGATGGTGATTTTGGTGAAGCAACTAAACAAGCTGTAATCAAACTTCAGCAAGATTACAAACTTGAAGTAAACGGACTTTGTGATTTAGAAACTATGAAAAAAATAGATTTTATAAAAAGTTTGCAGAATTAG